The following proteins come from a genomic window of Lachnoclostridium phytofermentans ISDg:
- a CDS encoding PspA/IM30 family protein — MGILTRFKDIMSANINALLDKAENPEKMIDQCLRNLNEDLGKVKSETAAIMAEEARSKRALDECNEDIAKMQIYAIKALEANNEADARKFLEQKASLTNKSAGLQQAYELAHTNATNMKTMHDKLVKDINELESRKDMIKGKLAVAKTQERINKMGSSVESANNSMASFAKYEELANNKLDEANAMAELNNSSPENTIKDLAAKYNSSSPDIENELAALKQSLGK, encoded by the coding sequence ATGGGTATTTTAACACGTTTTAAGGATATCATGTCCGCAAATATCAATGCACTTTTAGACAAAGCTGAAAATCCTGAGAAAATGATAGATCAATGTCTTCGTAATTTAAATGAGGATTTAGGTAAGGTAAAATCTGAGACTGCTGCCATTATGGCAGAGGAGGCCAGGTCAAAAAGAGCGTTGGATGAATGTAATGAAGACATTGCTAAGATGCAGATCTATGCTATCAAAGCTTTGGAAGCAAATAATGAAGCAGATGCTAGAAAGTTCTTAGAGCAAAAAGCATCCTTAACAAATAAGTCAGCAGGATTACAACAGGCTTATGAACTCGCTCACACCAATGCTACTAACATGAAAACAATGCATGATAAGTTAGTAAAAGATATTAATGAGCTTGAGTCTCGTAAAGACATGATTAAAGGTAAGCTTGCTGTTGCTAAGACACAGGAACGTATCAATAAGATGGGTTCTTCTGTAGAAAGTGCAAATAATTCTATGGCTAGCTTTGCTAAATATGAGGAGCTTGCAAATAATAAACTTGATGAAGCAAATGCGATGGCTGAATTAAATAACTCCTCACCAGAGAATACCATTAAAGATTTAGCTGCAAAGTACAATTCCTCTAGCCCTGATATCGAGAACGAATTGGCAGCCTTAAAGCAAAGCCTAGGAAAATAA
- a CDS encoding GGDEF domain-containing protein encodes MENFMLSNGEKLRIRLVRENLKRVVVFSSILGFLLPILALFLWNFGENNEVRKAYLGFLLTFEVITIAFLVLGSYSKRKKDYVIAPIIYRSFWSFSLLFIYASSYISLFESNNIGIYCVLISVAALVPLLNLKEFLYFAATQMIFFSFVLFQLELSFASKLSMIIYSGALLCISRFLYSQYRKMLKMQQKLQSMAKNAEEDPLTGLLNRRGLDRNLEVLLPYCIRSGIRIGLMIVDVDNFKRYNDSFGHPQGDKCLKMVAAEIRKTARRSSDLTARIGGEEFVILVYDEKESELISFAEKIRTNIENLNIKHSPTLGAAVVTVSIGVSSVVPTTMQCMSELYKSADQSLYTAKKSGRDVVVYKEKVCGKRNRMAE; translated from the coding sequence ATGGAGAATTTCATGTTATCAAATGGAGAAAAGTTAAGAATCCGGCTCGTTCGAGAGAATTTAAAACGAGTAGTAGTTTTTTCGTCCATTTTAGGTTTTTTATTACCGATCTTGGCTTTATTTCTATGGAATTTCGGTGAGAATAATGAAGTTCGAAAAGCATACCTTGGATTTTTATTAACATTTGAGGTAATAACTATAGCATTTCTTGTCTTAGGTTCTTATAGTAAGAGGAAGAAAGATTATGTAATTGCCCCTATTATTTATCGAAGTTTTTGGAGTTTTTCCTTATTATTTATTTATGCTTCCAGTTATATTTCCCTGTTTGAAAGTAACAATATAGGAATATATTGCGTTTTAATTTCTGTTGCGGCATTGGTGCCCCTTTTAAATTTAAAGGAGTTTCTATATTTTGCAGCAACACAGATGATTTTCTTTAGTTTTGTATTGTTTCAACTAGAGTTATCCTTTGCAAGTAAGTTGAGTATGATAATATACAGTGGTGCGCTACTTTGTATTTCTAGATTTTTATATTCACAATATAGAAAAATGCTAAAGATGCAGCAAAAACTTCAATCTATGGCAAAGAATGCGGAAGAAGATCCACTTACTGGTTTATTAAATCGCAGGGGCTTAGATCGTAATCTGGAAGTCTTATTGCCTTATTGTATTCGGAGCGGCATCAGAATTGGACTTATGATTGTGGATGTGGATAATTTTAAGCGCTATAACGATAGTTTTGGACATCCACAAGGGGATAAATGTTTGAAAATGGTTGCTGCAGAGATTAGAAAAACTGCAAGAAGGAGTAGTGATCTCACTGCTCGAATCGGTGGAGAAGAGTTTGTCATTCTCGTATATGATGAGAAGGAATCGGAATTAATTTCTTTTGCAGAAAAAATACGAACAAATATAGAAAATCTTAATATTAAACATAGCCCGACGCTTGGAGCAGCAGTTGTTACGGTAAGTATTGGTGTATCCTCTGTAGTTCCTACCACCATGCAGTGTATGTCGGAATTATATAAGTCAGCGGATCAATCATTATATACCGCAAAAAAAAGTGGCAGAGATGTAGTGGTATATAAAGAAAAGGTATGTGGAAAAAGAAATCGAATGGCAGAATAG
- a CDS encoding TPM domain-containing protein produces MIVKDNKNFIGIRLMLMISCIYIIATVLGTPKFIVMAETSKHTAHIEDNAGLLSDSEESDLLQKLTDYAVKSNLDLVILTTDDLNTKVKDDDTAITNYVKGFLEDYIDENLDNGTFTEDVAILYFDSTYRWLNIQGYGSAETILNDDRIETILDNISGYFRENDYYNAFLNFGNHTKYYATLKNTNSGNSSNSNQNGSNNTSPNGSHGNDYNYGHGQTSQNNSNDAQRQFIENVLYKTWFQLFAAITIGVITIAIMASRSGGRVTTNNHTYLNEGNSGIVARRDDYISTSVTKVKRPEPNHTTNTTSSGSFRSSGGGGVSSGGRSHSGGGRRV; encoded by the coding sequence ATGATAGTAAAAGACAATAAAAATTTCATTGGCATTCGGTTGATGCTTATGATAAGCTGTATCTATATCATTGCTACAGTACTAGGAACTCCTAAATTTATCGTTATGGCTGAGACTTCCAAACATACCGCTCACATAGAAGACAATGCGGGTTTACTATCTGATAGTGAAGAATCAGACCTTTTGCAAAAACTCACTGACTATGCTGTAAAGTCAAATCTTGATCTTGTCATCTTAACAACTGATGACCTAAATACGAAAGTGAAAGATGATGATACTGCTATCACGAACTATGTAAAAGGTTTCTTAGAAGATTATATTGACGAGAACCTCGATAATGGTACTTTTACAGAAGATGTAGCAATCTTGTATTTTGACTCTACTTATCGTTGGTTGAACATCCAAGGATATGGGAGTGCTGAGACCATATTAAATGATGACCGTATTGAAACTATCCTAGATAATATCTCAGGTTATTTTCGTGAGAATGATTATTACAATGCATTTTTAAATTTTGGTAATCATACGAAATATTATGCAACATTAAAGAATACGAATTCTGGTAATAGTAGTAACAGCAACCAGAATGGTTCTAATAATACATCACCAAATGGCAGTCATGGAAATGATTATAATTACGGGCATGGCCAGACATCCCAAAATAATTCTAATGATGCACAAAGGCAATTTATTGAGAATGTCCTTTATAAAACATGGTTTCAACTATTCGCAGCCATTACAATCGGTGTAATTACCATAGCCATCATGGCCTCGCGATCTGGTGGTAGAGTAACCACGAATAATCATACCTATCTTAATGAAGGTAATTCAGGAATCGTCGCAAGGCGTGATGACTACATTAGCACTAGTGTAACAAAGGTAAAACGTCCAGAACCTAACCACACTACAAATACAACTAGTAGCGGAAGTTTCCGAAGTAGTGGTGGCGGTGGTGTCAGCAGTGGCGGACGGTCACATAGTGGTGGCGGGCGCAGAGTATAA
- a CDS encoding SPFH domain-containing protein: MGFFTSQLANVIEWKEFRDDMIFYKWHNNEIKRGSRLIIRPGQDAIFLFNGKIEGIFKDDGDYDIESDIIPFLSTLKGFKFGFNTGMRAEVVFVNTREFSVRWGTSNPINIPAPQYNLPGGLPIRSHGAYTFRVKDYVKLIDNIAGIKESFLVEDVKLRISSVLDQLLMKWVVQEGKDMFNLSINSINIANGMKQDLDMQLFDTGISINSFQIMSFTYPEEVQAMINKNASQSMVGDVNRYQQINFSDGLSSGNIKSGGVASDMAGMMMGMKFANQMVQNMNQGMAEADAQQKTFTNTPSNETGTSANKPNFCPNCGLKTGDSNFCPNCGQKLV, translated from the coding sequence ATGGGATTTTTTACAAGTCAGTTAGCAAATGTCATAGAGTGGAAAGAATTCCGCGATGACATGATTTTTTACAAATGGCACAACAACGAAATCAAGCGAGGTAGCCGCCTCATCATTCGTCCAGGTCAGGATGCTATATTTCTATTCAATGGAAAAATTGAAGGTATATTTAAAGACGATGGAGATTATGATATTGAATCGGATATTATTCCATTTCTTTCTACATTAAAAGGATTTAAATTTGGTTTTAACACTGGTATGCGTGCAGAAGTTGTATTTGTTAATACAAGAGAATTTTCTGTGCGTTGGGGTACCTCAAATCCAATTAACATACCTGCACCACAATACAACTTACCTGGTGGTCTTCCAATCCGTTCCCATGGTGCCTATACCTTTAGGGTAAAGGATTATGTGAAGTTAATTGATAATATAGCCGGAATTAAAGAATCTTTTTTAGTAGAAGATGTGAAGCTACGTATTTCTTCTGTTCTAGACCAATTATTGATGAAGTGGGTTGTGCAAGAAGGTAAAGATATGTTTAATCTTTCTATTAATTCCATTAATATTGCAAACGGTATGAAGCAGGATCTTGATATGCAGCTATTTGATACTGGAATTAGCATTAACTCCTTCCAAATCATGAGCTTTACCTACCCAGAAGAAGTTCAGGCAATGATTAATAAAAATGCTTCTCAAAGTATGGTTGGCGATGTAAATCGTTATCAGCAGATTAATTTCTCTGACGGTCTCTCCTCTGGTAATATAAAAAGCGGTGGGGTTGCTTCCGATATGGCAGGTATGATGATGGGTATGAAGTTTGCAAATCAAATGGTTCAGAATATGAATCAAGGCATGGCAGAGGCCGATGCTCAGCAGAAAACCTTTACTAATACGCCAAGCAATGAAACTGGTACCTCAGCAAATAAACCAAACTTCTGTCCTAACTGTGGGCTGAAAACCGGAGATAGTAATTTCTGTCCGAATTGCGGTCAAAAACTGGTGTAA
- the rplB gene encoding 50S ribosomal protein L2, with protein sequence MGIKTFNPYTPSRRHMTGSDFAEITTSTPEKSLVVSLKKNAGRNNQGKITVRHQGGGSRRKYRIIDFKRKKDGISAVVKTIEYDPNRTANIALICYADGEKAYILAPNGLQVGQTVMNGATAEIKVGNCLPLANIPVGSQIHNIELYPGKGGQLVRSAGNSAQLMAREGKYATLRLPSGEMRMVPISCRATLGQVGNIDHELVTLGKAGRVRHMGIRPTVRGSVMNPNDHPHGGGEGKTGIGRPGPVTPWGKPALGLKTRKKNKQSNKMIMRRRDGKALSK encoded by the coding sequence ATGGGAATTAAAACCTTTAACCCATATACACCTTCCAGAAGACATATGACCGGCTCCGATTTTGCAGAGATTACAACTTCTACACCTGAGAAATCCTTAGTGGTTTCTTTAAAGAAGAATGCTGGTCGTAACAATCAAGGAAAGATTACAGTAAGACACCAAGGTGGTGGTTCTAGAAGAAAATACAGAATCATCGACTTTAAGAGAAAAAAAGATGGTATTTCAGCTGTTGTTAAGACAATTGAATATGATCCAAACAGAACAGCAAATATCGCACTTATCTGTTATGCAGATGGTGAGAAAGCATATATCTTAGCACCAAACGGTTTACAAGTTGGTCAGACAGTTATGAATGGAGCAACTGCTGAAATTAAAGTTGGTAACTGCTTACCACTTGCTAACATTCCAGTAGGTTCTCAAATTCACAACATTGAGTTATATCCTGGTAAGGGTGGACAGTTAGTTCGTTCTGCAGGTAATTCTGCTCAGTTAATGGCTAGAGAAGGTAAGTATGCAACACTTAGATTACCATCTGGCGAAATGAGAATGGTACCAATTAGCTGCCGTGCAACACTCGGTCAGGTTGGTAATATCGATCATGAGTTAGTAACACTTGGTAAAGCTGGTCGTGTACGTCATATGGGTATTAGACCTACCGTTCGTGGTTCTGTAATGAACCCTAATGACCATCCACATGGTGGTGGTGAAGGTAAGACAGGTATCGGTCGTCCGGGCCCTGTTACTCCTTGGGGTAAACCAGCACTTGGTCTTAAGACTCGTAAGAAGAATAAGCAGTCTAACAAAATGATCATGAGAAGAAGAGACGGTAAGGCATTATCAAAGTAA
- a CDS encoding cupin domain-containing protein has product MFTFNKDIVATDCEPGVTRKILSYSDELMMCEITFEKGAKGYFHSHKHLQITYIAKGSFEFTIDGETKVVKQGDSVYMPSDAVHGVTALEEGILVDVFNPMREDFLK; this is encoded by the coding sequence ATGTTTACATTTAATAAAGACATCGTAGCTACAGATTGTGAACCAGGAGTAACAAGAAAAATTTTGAGTTATTCTGATGAATTAATGATGTGTGAAATTACATTTGAAAAGGGTGCAAAAGGATATTTCCATTCCCATAAACATCTTCAGATTACTTATATTGCAAAAGGAAGTTTTGAATTTACTATCGATGGTGAAACCAAGGTTGTAAAGCAAGGAGATAGTGTATATATGCCTAGCGATGCTGTTCATGGAGTAACAGCATTAGAAGAAGGCATCTTAGTTGATGTATTCAATCCTATGAGAGAAGACTTCTTAAAGTAG
- the rpsJ gene encoding 30S ribosomal protein S10 → MANQVMRITLKAYDHHLIDASAGKIIETVKKTGSKVSGPVPLPTKKEIVTVLRAVHKYKDSREQFEQRTHKRLIDIIAPTQKTVDALSRLEMPAGVYIDIKMKAK, encoded by the coding sequence ATGGCAAATCAAGTTATGAGAATTACTCTCAAGGCGTATGATCATCATTTAATCGATGCATCTGCAGGAAAAATTATCGAAACTGTAAAGAAGACAGGATCGAAGGTGAGTGGACCAGTTCCATTGCCTACTAAGAAGGAAATTGTAACAGTTCTTAGAGCGGTACACAAGTACAAGGATTCCAGAGAACAGTTCGAGCAGAGAACACATAAGAGATTAATCGATATCATCGCTCCTACACAGAAGACTGTTGATGCATTATCTAGATTAGAGATGCCAGCAGGTGTGTACATTGACATTAAGATGAAAGCAAAATAA
- the rplW gene encoding 50S ribosomal protein L23 produces MANLKYYDVILKPIVTEKSMNSMSEKKYSFSVHPEATKTQVKEAVEKMFAGTKVASVNTMNLEGKNRRRGNTSGKTSKTKKAIVQLTADSAEIEIFTGL; encoded by the coding sequence ATGGCTAATTTAAAATATTATGATGTTATACTCAAGCCAATCGTAACTGAGAAGAGTATGAATTCTATGAGCGAAAAGAAGTATTCCTTCTCCGTTCATCCAGAAGCTACTAAGACTCAGGTTAAAGAGGCTGTAGAGAAGATGTTTGCCGGCACTAAGGTAGCAAGCGTAAACACAATGAATTTAGAAGGTAAGAACCGCAGACGTGGAAACACATCTGGTAAAACTTCTAAAACTAAGAAAGCAATTGTTCAGTTAACAGCTGACAGTGCTGAAATCGAAATCTTCACAGGTCTGTAA
- a CDS encoding class I SAM-dependent methyltransferase translates to MWIADGWKDYEVMDASNGEKLERWGKYILVRPDPQVIWNTKKEERGWKIKNAHYHRSNKGGGEWEFIDLPKQWQIHYKELTFNLQPFSFKHTGLFPEQATNWDWFSDKIRKEKEKNPNREIKVLNLFAYTGGATLAAAKAGANVTHVDASKGMVTWAKENAESSGLGEVPIRYIVDDCVKFVEREIRRGNRYDAIIMDPPSYGRGPKGEIWKIEESIYPFVKLCTEVLTEKPLFYLINSYTTGLQPAVLAYMLGTELQKKFGGNVNAEEIGLPVTSSGLVLPCGASGRWED, encoded by the coding sequence ATGTGGATTGCAGATGGATGGAAAGATTATGAGGTAATGGATGCTTCTAACGGTGAAAAGTTAGAACGCTGGGGAAAGTATATATTAGTGCGTCCCGATCCTCAAGTAATCTGGAATACTAAGAAAGAAGAACGTGGCTGGAAAATTAAAAATGCACACTATCATAGAAGTAATAAAGGCGGTGGTGAGTGGGAGTTTATTGATCTGCCAAAACAATGGCAGATTCATTATAAAGAGTTAACTTTTAACTTACAACCTTTTAGTTTTAAGCATACCGGATTGTTTCCTGAGCAGGCGACCAATTGGGACTGGTTTAGCGATAAAATAAGAAAAGAAAAAGAAAAAAATCCGAATCGAGAGATTAAAGTATTAAATTTATTTGCCTATACTGGAGGTGCTACTTTAGCAGCAGCGAAAGCAGGTGCGAATGTTACTCATGTAGACGCATCCAAAGGTATGGTAACTTGGGCGAAAGAAAATGCGGAATCCTCAGGATTAGGAGAAGTCCCAATTAGATATATTGTAGATGATTGCGTAAAATTTGTGGAAAGAGAAATACGCCGAGGAAATCGATATGATGCCATCATTATGGATCCTCCTTCTTATGGTAGAGGTCCAAAGGGTGAGATATGGAAGATTGAAGAGAGTATTTATCCATTTGTAAAACTATGTACTGAAGTATTAACCGAGAAACCGTTATTTTATTTGATTAACTCCTATACAACAGGTCTTCAACCAGCGGTATTAGCCTATATGCTAGGAACTGAGTTGCAAAAAAAATTCGGCGGTAATGTAAATGCAGAAGAAATTGGACTTCCAGTAACATCGTCAGGTTTAGTGTTACCATGCGGTGCTTCAGGACGATGGGAAGACTAA
- a CDS encoding methyl-accepting chemotaxis protein, with amino-acid sequence MIEKSKKLFGNLRKTKKGNVDFDETMMEQMKQETKKKRKVKFKRNKDEEFQTEGTKKKQKFKNKELKKAIKEGIENDVDIVPRKVRNGKFFRVIASIRTQMLIGFTVPILFVIIVGAISYIKASNGLVSGFEDSATKTIGMAVNYIDVGMSTLESEAFVQSQNDNITSYIFSSKNEEQIKLYELTQAIYAQLTAAQVANEFIQDIHIIPKDHAKVLSTKTRGVIGFSDAMKDTDAASMTESKNQAAWVGSHAMVDDELKTSYNNYACTFIRQFKSKNGYIVIDLSKKKVVQLLQDIELAEGSYISFVMDDGREISAISDTIAFSDTTYYKEGMANNEGNYNTYVKVDKKDYLFMMAKSSSKGFSICALVPKASVMKSASDIKGVTVSVVAIAILVAAFVGGLISIMIGKSIHRISKKLIKVSEGDLTIDMDIHTSNEFGMLAGNVKEMVNNTRDLIHKVVQVTNLVTEATKSLSATSRDMTDSSEHITTAINEIDIGIAQQAEEAQLCCNQMDELSNKMGIVNNNVNEIQTLADQTQVMIQNGITTMTLLTKQSQTTNEITQQVMTDIKALQKQSASIEQFIGIINDIASQTNLLSLNASIEAARAGDAGRGFAVVAEEIRKLAEGSVNAAQEIQKVVVDIKTKTESTVQTAQKAETEVTSQVKSVETTREAFHSMSECVDSLLTNLKEVIENVENMNEDRQKTLDSIESISAVYEETAASSSIVNNTAQMQLGLSKTLVEGTQELELRTEELKDAMRKFTV; translated from the coding sequence ATGATTGAAAAGAGCAAAAAGTTATTTGGTAATCTCAGAAAAACAAAAAAGGGAAATGTTGATTTTGATGAGACTATGATGGAACAAATGAAACAAGAAACAAAGAAAAAACGAAAAGTAAAATTTAAACGTAACAAAGATGAGGAGTTTCAAACAGAGGGAACGAAAAAGAAACAAAAATTTAAGAACAAAGAATTAAAGAAGGCGATTAAAGAAGGCATAGAAAATGATGTCGATATTGTTCCTAGAAAAGTAAGGAATGGTAAGTTTTTTAGAGTTATTGCTAGTATTAGAACGCAAATGCTTATCGGTTTTACTGTACCGATTTTATTTGTCATAATAGTTGGGGCAATATCATATATAAAAGCTTCGAATGGGTTAGTAAGTGGTTTTGAAGATTCTGCAACAAAAACAATCGGTATGGCGGTGAACTACATTGATGTTGGAATGAGCACCCTAGAATCTGAGGCCTTTGTGCAGTCTCAAAATGATAATATTACAAGTTATATATTTAGTAGTAAAAACGAAGAACAAATAAAATTGTATGAGTTGACACAGGCTATTTATGCTCAATTAACAGCTGCACAAGTAGCAAATGAATTCATTCAGGATATACATATTATACCAAAAGACCATGCAAAAGTGTTATCTACAAAAACCAGGGGAGTAATAGGGTTTAGTGATGCCATGAAGGATACCGATGCCGCATCAATGACAGAATCAAAAAATCAAGCTGCTTGGGTTGGTAGTCATGCTATGGTTGATGACGAATTAAAAACTTCCTATAATAATTATGCTTGCACATTTATCCGACAGTTTAAGTCAAAGAATGGTTATATCGTAATTGACTTAAGTAAGAAAAAAGTAGTTCAACTCTTACAGGATATTGAATTAGCAGAAGGAAGTTATATTTCCTTTGTAATGGATGATGGTAGAGAAATTTCCGCAATAAGCGATACTATTGCCTTTAGCGATACTACTTATTATAAAGAAGGTATGGCTAACAACGAAGGTAACTATAACACATATGTAAAAGTTGATAAAAAGGATTACCTCTTTATGATGGCAAAGAGTAGTTCAAAAGGATTCTCTATTTGCGCATTAGTACCAAAAGCGTCTGTAATGAAAAGTGCTAGTGACATTAAAGGGGTTACGGTTAGTGTCGTTGCAATAGCTATCCTTGTTGCAGCATTCGTGGGTGGATTAATATCCATTATGATTGGTAAGAGTATTCATCGTATTTCGAAAAAATTAATCAAAGTATCTGAGGGTGATTTAACCATTGATATGGACATCCATACAAGCAATGAATTTGGTATGCTTGCCGGTAACGTTAAGGAAATGGTAAATAACACGAGAGATCTTATTCACAAAGTAGTTCAGGTTACGAATTTAGTTACAGAGGCTACCAAGAGTCTTTCAGCGACATCAAGGGATATGACCGATTCTAGTGAGCACATTACTACAGCAATCAATGAGATAGATATCGGAATTGCACAACAGGCTGAAGAAGCTCAGTTATGTTGTAACCAGATGGATGAGCTATCGAATAAGATGGGTATCGTAAATAATAATGTTAACGAGATTCAAACTCTTGCTGATCAGACGCAGGTGATGATTCAAAATGGTATCACTACAATGACCTTGCTAACAAAACAATCTCAGACAACGAATGAAATAACACAACAGGTAATGACTGATATTAAGGCTCTTCAAAAACAGTCTGCGTCTATTGAACAATTCATTGGAATTATTAATGATATTGCAAGCCAAACAAATCTCTTATCTTTAAATGCTTCTATCGAAGCTGCTAGAGCTGGTGACGCCGGAAGAGGATTTGCAGTAGTTGCTGAAGAAATTCGTAAATTAGCAGAAGGTTCTGTAAATGCAGCACAAGAGATTCAGAAAGTTGTTGTTGATATTAAAACAAAAACTGAATCAACAGTACAGACAGCGCAAAAAGCAGAAACGGAAGTTACTTCTCAAGTGAAGTCTGTAGAAACAACTAGGGAAGCATTCCACAGCATGAGCGAATGTGTAGATAGTCTATTAACAAATCTAAAAGAAGTAATTGAAAATGTTGAAAATATGAATGAAGACAGACAAAAGACTTTAGATTCAATTGAAAGTATTTCTGCAGTTTATGAGGAAACCGCAGCTTCTTCTTCTATTGTTAATAACACAGCTCAGATGCAGTTAGGACTATCCAAAACTCTTGTGGAAGGTACGCAAGAATTAGAGCTACGTACGGAAGAGTTAAAAGATGCAATGCGTAAGTTTACAGTATAA
- the rplD gene encoding 50S ribosomal protein L4 has protein sequence MANVKVYNIEGKEVGSLELNDAIFGVEVNEHLMHMAVVSQLANKRQGTQSAKTRAEVSGGGRKPWRQKGTGHARQGSTRSPQWKGGGVVFAPKPRDYSFKMNRKEKSLAIKSALTSRVEAQKLIVLDSMNMDEIKTKKFKAVLENLKVNKALVVLDKKDENVILSARNIPTVRTATSNAINVYDIVKYDTLVITKDAVAQIEEVYA, from the coding sequence ATGGCAAATGTAAAGGTTTATAATATAGAAGGTAAAGAAGTTGGTTCATTAGAACTTAACGATGCTATCTTTGGAGTAGAAGTAAATGAGCATTTAATGCACATGGCTGTAGTTAGCCAGCTTGCTAACAAACGTCAGGGCACACAGAGCGCAAAGACTCGCGCAGAAGTGAGCGGCGGCGGAAGAAAGCCTTGGAGACAGAAGGGAACTGGCCATGCAAGACAGGGTTCAACAAGATCTCCACAGTGGAAAGGCGGCGGCGTTGTATTTGCTCCAAAGCCAAGAGATTACTCTTTCAAGATGAATAGAAAAGAGAAATCTTTAGCTATCAAATCTGCTTTAACATCCAGAGTTGAAGCTCAGAAGTTAATCGTATTAGATTCCATGAACATGGATGAAATTAAGACAAAGAAGTTCAAGGCTGTACTTGAAAACTTAAAAGTTAACAAAGCATTAGTAGTTCTTGACAAGAAGGATGAGAATGTAATCCTTTCTGCAAGAAACATTCCAACGGTAAGAACAGCAACATCAAACGCTATCAATGTATATGACATTGTAAAGTATGATACCTTAGTAATTACCAAGGATGCAGTGGCACAGATTGAGGAGGTGTACGCATAA
- the rplC gene encoding 50S ribosomal protein L3, with protein MKKAILATKIGMTQIFNENGVLTPVTVLQAGPCAVTQVKTVDNDGYAAVQVGFGDIRETLVNKPQKGHFAKAGVANKRFLKEFRFENAADYTVGQEIKVDIFTAGDKIDATGTSKGKGFQGAIKRHGLSRGPMGHGSKFHRHAGSNGAATTPGRVFKGKHMPGQMGNVKVTVQNLEVVKIDVDNNLILVKGAVPGPKKAMIMLKETVKSGK; from the coding sequence ATGAAGAAAGCAATATTAGCTACGAAGATTGGTATGACTCAAATCTTCAATGAAAATGGAGTTTTAACTCCAGTAACAGTATTGCAAGCTGGTCCATGTGCAGTTACTCAGGTTAAAACTGTAGATAACGACGGATACGCAGCAGTACAGGTTGGCTTTGGCGACATCAGAGAAACACTTGTTAACAAGCCACAAAAGGGACACTTTGCAAAAGCAGGTGTTGCAAATAAGAGATTTCTTAAAGAGTTCAGATTCGAAAACGCTGCAGACTACACTGTAGGTCAAGAAATTAAGGTAGACATCTTCACTGCAGGTGATAAGATTGATGCTACTGGAACTTCTAAGGGTAAGGGATTCCAGGGTGCTATTAAGCGTCACGGATTATCCAGAGGACCTATGGGCCACGGTTCAAAGTTCCACAGACATGCTGGTTCTAACGGTGCTGCTACAACACCTGGTCGTGTATTCAAAGGAAAGCACATGCCTGGTCAAATGGGTAACGTAAAAGTTACAGTACAGAACCTTGAAGTAGTCAAAATTGATGTTGACAATAACCTTATCTTAGTTAAAGGTGCTGTTCCAGGACCAAAGAAGGCTATGATAATGTTAAAGGAAACAGTTAAGAGCGGTAAGTAG
- the rpsS gene encoding 30S ribosomal protein S19 → MARSLKKGPFADDHLLKKVDDLNKTGSKTVIKTWSRRSTIFPQMVSHTIAVHDGRRHVPVYVTEDMVGHKLGEFVATRTFRGHGKDEKKSRK, encoded by the coding sequence ATGGCACGTTCATTAAAGAAGGGACCATTTGCAGATGACCATTTACTTAAGAAAGTTGATGACTTGAATAAGACTGGTAGCAAGACTGTTATCAAAACTTGGTCACGTCGTTCTACAATTTTCCCACAGATGGTTTCTCATACAATCGCTGTTCATGATGGAAGAAGACATGTTCCAGTATATGTTACTGAGGATATGGTAGGTCACAAACTTGGTGAGTTTGTTGCAACAAGAACTTTCCGTGGACATGGTAAGGACGAGAAGAAGTCAAGAAAATAA